Below is a window of Bactrocera tryoni isolate S06 unplaced genomic scaffold, CSIRO_BtryS06_freeze2 scaffold_7, whole genome shotgun sequence DNA.
ACTTGGAATAGATAGGGCTTCATTAGATTGTTGGCAAATCGGAAAGCCGAATCACCCATAACTCCCGCAAGAACATTCACGCCATTAATAGTTTTGCTTTTTGCAGTGAAGATTGGGTCCTTCAATGCAGTATTTAGTTTGCtacattgaaaatttttcgagTCATTGCATCGACCTAGGCAGCCAACATTAATGTAGAGAAAGCGATATCtggataaaaaagaaattaatgaaaatatcaagTGAAAATTGATTATACCTCTAACCTATAATCTACAAGGGCAAATAAAACTGTGGAGTACCACCCCTTATTATTGTAATAGTCCGTGCAATCCTTCCCAGGTGGCCGAACTTTAATGTGGCAACCGTCTATGGCACCAAGACATTGCCGAAAGCCAAGCTTCTCAAACCCATGAACACACTCATCCACTTTTTCACTGTTCCTTAATTGTTCTGTTAAATAAATGGGATGCAATGATTGCCACACTTCTTGGCAAAAAGCAAGAAATATTTCGCTGACGATTGCCTTCGAAACACCGAATAGTCGTGCAACAGTTTCATACTCCGCCGAAGATTTTAATGTGTAGACGGCAACAGCTACCCTTTTCTGCAATGGGATGCACTTCCTATAGCATGAATCCTGTTTGGTAATACCTTTGACATATTCACACAATATTTCAAAGGTTGCCCTGCTCATGCGAAAGGTTTCCTTAAAAACGCGGTCGTTCATTGATGGAGCATTCTTTTCCCAGAAGTTCCCATGTCGCTtctaaag
It encodes the following:
- the LOC120781692 gene encoding uncharacterized protein LOC120781692 isoform X2, which produces MLTTVPLCKEINPRSIWAYKRHGNFWEKNAPSMNDRVFKETFRMSRATFEILCEYVKGITKQDSCYRKCIPLQKRVAVAVYTLKSSAEYETVARLFGVSKAIVSEIFLAFCQEVWQSLHPIYLTEQLRNSEKVDECVHGFEKLGFRQCLGAIDGCHIKVRPPGKDCTDYYNNKGWYSTVLFALVDYRYRFLYINVGCLGRCNDSKNFQCSKLNTALKDPIFTAKSKTINGVNVLAGVMGDSAFRFANNLMKPYLFQVHLPEHEKIFNYQLSKCRRVVENPFGHLKARFRRIGKGVDNHIKNVPLIIKAACTLHNFLNCHNNVINHKWIEEQTTYESSVRLEQPEHTDAVGDFEAEPETIRRAIANSFCKFVLHLLRSRRKSCKLIA
- the LOC120781692 gene encoding uncharacterized protein LOC120781692 isoform X3, which produces MLTTVPLCKEINPRSIWAYKRHGNFWEKNAPSMNDRVFKETFRMSRATFEILCEYVKGITKQDSCYRKCIPLQKRVAVAVYTLKSSAEYETVARLFGVSKAIVSEIFLAFCQEVWQSLHPIYLTEQLRNSEKVDECVHGFEKLGFRQCLGAIDGCHIKVRPPGKDCTDYYNNKGWYSTVLFALVDYRYRFLYINVGCLGRCNDSKNFQCSKLNTALKDPIFTAKSKTINGVNVLAGVMGDSAFRFANNLMKPYLFQVHLPEHEKIFNYQLSKCRRVVENPFGHLKARFRRIGKGVDNHIKNVPLIIKAACTLHNFLNCHNNVINHKWIEEQTTYESSVRLEQPEHTDAVGDFEAEPETIRRAIANSFCKLRSRRKSCKLIA
- the LOC120781692 gene encoding uncharacterized protein LOC120781692 isoform X1 gives rise to the protein MLTTVPLCKEINPRSIWAYKRHGNFWEKNAPSMNDRVFKETFRMSRATFEILCEYVKGITKQDSCYRKCIPLQKRVAVAVYTLKSSAEYETVARLFGVSKAIVSEIFLAFCQEVWQSLHPIYLTEQLRNSEKVDECVHGFEKLGFRQCLGAIDGCHIKVRPPGKDCTDYYNNKGWYSTVLFALVDYRYRFLYINVGCLGRCNDSKNFQCSKLNTALKDPIFTAKSKTINGVNVLAGVMGDSAFRFANNLMKPYLFQVHLPEHEKIFNYQLSKCRRVVENPFGHLKARFRRIGKGVDNHIKNVPLIIKAACTLHNFLNCHNNVINHKWIEEQTTYESSVRLEQPEHTDAVGDFEAEPETIRRAIANSFYSGVVESPASSSLEMNWDWLLVEG